The following coding sequences lie in one Yamadazyma tenuis chromosome 3, complete sequence genomic window:
- a CDS encoding uncharacterized protein (EggNog:ENOG503NU9H; COG:S), whose product MNNNDQPSSKENHHFSINSILNSSSRDGIPPLMPSQSSVPDSTESSVVGTPVPQQSVKSDVDQSHEEDAPQRPTNDSPETSPKRSAPSEDEASEPKADIPHQHKRQLSSPRADSEAFYDESKPNRRFRRRYNQIVRKFSCSFPGCNKSYGSLNHLNTHIVTKKHGQRKSKSDFQSDDMQSSLDYNGNYWYGYVPGSPEQPK is encoded by the exons ATGAACAATAATGACCAACCATCCTCCAAAGAGAACCATCATTTTTCCATCAATTCTATTTTGAACCTGTCATCACGAGACGGAATTCCCCCCCTAATGCCATCCCAGTCCCTGGTACCTGACCTGACCGAGTCCAGCGTTGTAGGGACCCCTGTGCCCCAACAGTCAGTGAAATCCGACGTTGATCAATCAcatgaagaagatgctcCACAAAGACCCACCAATGACTCTCCCGAGACTTCCCCTAAAAGGCTGGCCCCCctggaagatgaagcaCTGGAGCCTAAAGCAGACATTCCCCATCAACACAAACGACAACTTCTGAGTCCCAGGGCAGACTCAGAAGCGTTCTACGACGAGTCCAAACCCAATCGCCGATTCAGGCGTCGGTACAATCAGATTGTACGTAAATTTTCCTGTTCTTTCCCCGGGTGCAACAAGAGCTACGGGCTGTTGAACCACTTGAACACGCATATTGTCACCAAAAAACATGGGCAGCGCAAGAGCAAAAGTGACTTTCAGAGTGATGATATGCAGAGCTCTCTTGACTATAACGGCAATTACTGGTATGGCTACGTGCCAGGG TCTCCCGAGCAGCCCAAGTAA